In Brassica rapa cultivar Chiifu-401-42 chromosome A06, CAAS_Brap_v3.01, whole genome shotgun sequence, a single window of DNA contains:
- the LOC103872334 gene encoding late embryogenesis abundant protein 1, which translates to MASRQDEEFSVRAGQIVGQAHVKRAECKADNTNSSQASSFLQEKGEKVKSMAHDASEAVKNTLGMNTDNKNNNNNNNEYKNKNPLDNKNPNNTTCPSMPGHPPADI; encoded by the exons ATGGCGAGCAGACAGGATGAAGAGTTCAGTGTGAGGGCCGGCCAAATCGTGGGCCAAGCACAT GTGAAGAGGGCTGAGTGCAAAGCAGACAACACCAACTCTTCTCAAGCATCAAGCTTTCTCCAGGAG AAAGGAGAGAAAGTGAAGAGCATGGCACATGACGCATCAGAGGCAGTGAAGAACACACTGGGGATGAACACTgacaacaaaaacaacaacaacaataacaatgaATATAAGAACAAGAACCCTTTGGACAATAAGAATCCTAACAACACAACTTGTCCAAGCATGCCTGGTCATCCTCCTGCAGATATTTAA